The stretch of DNA TGTCTGAGACCACTTTATTGTAAATGtaatacattttctgttgaatagaatagaatagaatagattagaatagaatagaatagaatagaatagaatagaatagaacagaacagaacagaacagaacagaacagaacagaacagagattaaatatattcttttagGAAAGGAATTGCTACACagatgtattttctgtctttggagATCTGGAGCCCTTTGATTTCagttggtgggtttttttttttatgtttatgtcTCCGAATTTGTGTCATAATCTGATGCTTTCTATATGAAAATATCATATCATTTATATTAAGCTTAGAGTATTCCTGGGAGCCGTGTTTGTACtggtaatatttcttttcaaaacgAGTGAACTGAGGCACAAAGCTGCATTAACTAGTCTGAACCATAAACACTGAGTACGTGTCAGCTGAATTTCATGTTCCTTTCCTTCATAATTCTCTTCTTCATTGGTAATTAATTAAATGGACATAGATCAACTTTTATCAAAAGTACAGATCCCGATGCATAGGTAGCTCTCTGCATTACAGCAACCAAAAGAGGATACATTGGTATGAATCTACATCTGCTGCAGTTATATAGATAAGATTTGGAATAAGCCTAAATGGTTCAGAAAATTTGTATCAGAATGAtgacaaaatcagaaaactgtAGCTAAAAAGTGATTACTAGTTTCAACAGAACAAGATAATTCcaaaattaaggaaaacaaaacaaaacaaaacaaaacaacaaaacactttttttattataatcCTTTTGTTTCCATAAAAGTTGTCAATCATTTTGGTTTATAGAATCAGATATTCACTGAAATAGCAGAAGATAATAGAGGAGCTGTGATTGCTACGTAATCCCCCAACCTTGCAGAAGGTGGTGTTTTTATAAGACATGCCACTCACCAGGTCACCAGAGTTGTCAACGCTGCAGAGGAATGATCAGACTATAATACTGTACTATTGCATGACCAGACTATATAATACTGTACAAGAGAGAGAGGAACCACTTGGACAGGACCCTATCGGGTAATTGCAACTAGTTCCAAGAGTATGGGaaagttcctttttatttttggcaccAAAGAGCTGCCAGATGTGGAGGACTCATGTCctgaagatgctgaagggaCCCATGACTCTTGAACTACTACCATCtggaaattttattaatctcagTAGCTCAGTATATCAGTTGTGTCTTGGAAGCATAGCAATCTGTCCAAACATTGAATAAGCTTTCTGAGCCACTGCCTCACAGCTTACATTCTCATAACacagaaacagtatttaaaaaagaatccactaattttgttaaagaaattgttttcagtaaagaaaatttcTCCAAGTAGAAACTTATACATTGCCGAATCATGCAGACACAGCAAAGTTTGCATTACCATGGAAACAAAGCTAAAGATGGTTTATGCTGTGAAAAACAACTTGCAAGTGCCTGTGAAAAGTTTATAAGAATCACACCTTTTGGGCTGATCTTGAAAGACATGATGTAACACACGTATCTTGGGTTAGaaggctgtttttatttatttatttatttatttttcaccgAGACAAGATACTTTCACCTCTGTTCTTACAAGTCTGACATCAAAAACTATCAGCATATACATATGAGCTATACTTCTGCCAGTACACAGTTATACTCCTCctttaagaaaagcaagaacacaagaaaacaaggtTCCTTCCATGGCCATCTGATAAAAGAACTTCTAAGTCAGGATAGAATATTGATCATAATACATTTTCTATGAGTCTAGCTATTCataaaagagttttaaaatctAGTACCTagtgtttaaacaaaacatactTTATACATTTGGCTAAGCTGAAATATCATACCTtgccaaatgaaaaaaatgctttctaaccATAGTTTTCCTAGCAGCTCTGTAGGTATGTAAGGCATGCAGTTCATTTCCTGCCAAGGCTGAGAAAAATGGGTAGGTCTGAGACAATATTGCTAGTgtgcttgaaaaatattttagcagttaATGTTGTAGCTgactgtgtgtatatattttgaCTCTTGGTCTCTGTGAATATTTCCCAGGTACAACTTTGGGTCTGACTCCATTTTAGCTGTCAATTTCATCAGAGGTCTCAACAGAATTTTCCAGAGCACTACAGTCATCGGTGAGGAACACCAAGTCCTGGAGAAACAAAAGAGATGGCTAATGTTGTAAGGAGGAACACAGAAGATAATGTAAGTTTGAGAAACTCAGGCCCTGATCAGCCTTTGCTGAAGTCAGGGGACAGGATGGAGATGGAGGGAGGTAAAAGTGTTCCTGTTGATGCATCCTGACTTACCCTTCTACAGTAGGAGATCATAATGGTGTACAGGCTACgggctttttccttcagatcaCTCACTTCAATCACTCTCTCACATCTGGGGTAGGCCACAAAATCACGGAGTTTTGTCAGCACACAGTAATTCTGCAAAGCATGCAGAAGAAGTACTTGTAACAGCGCACAAATGGAGATTTATGTTCCTGGTCCACCACTTTCAAAATTCTTATTGTCTCTCTGGGAACCTTGAATTCCTGCCTCTGTGTATGTGTAATCTATGTATCCTTTAGTGAGGAAAATTTACCATCAATATTTCATAACAAAGACGCTTGGATCAAATAAGTGCTCGGAAAATTTCACAAGCACAGTTTTGGTCTGCCAACTTCTTTCTCATGTGCTTTAGCAGACAGCTGTGCCAATACAATCACATCTGCTCCTGCAGTTGGTGGGGTACCGGCAATATAGATGCACTACATTCTTTTTATGAAAGTGCCTCATTTAGCTGGTGAACAAGATTATCAAGGTCTTACACACAATTCCTCAGTTCCCATACAATACTGTGAACACCAGTCAGAATTTTTCTGAGtaaaaattttcatatttttaccTCATATCttgcattattaaaataaaacagagacaATATTAATTTTGTAGTGTCTTTGAAAAGCAGGTAGATAAATattccatcttttattttaaagcaaaggaaacCAAGGCACATTGCTTTGCAATGAGGAGAGGCATTGGCAGCTCCAGAGTTAGGATCTGAATGGTGCTGACTTGCAAGACTTGACAGTGTAATTGTCTCCAACAAAACATGTCAGGGATTTCTTggttagtcttttttttttttttttttttttttttttttttaccttttagtCATTCAGTATAGCACTGAGAATAGCAACAAAGTATGTCAGATATCACAGATATAAACTACACATGCAGGagactattttttctttgctgggaGATGATACTGATGTCTTTTCTCAGTATTTAACTTCCATATCCTCaagaatactttttctttctggattcAACAAGTGGctatttaaaacaggaaaagcaggcAAAGTATCCGTATCCTTCTGTTAATTAAAGCTGCAGGCTAGAAGCTACAtacaatataaaacaaagtaggtatattaaatgaaaaaaaatattctgaattttctcttttaaactaTTATTCCAAGCTTTGTTGTGCAtatttaacttctgaaaattttctgtcaCAATAAATAATGTATAAATGATAATCACTTCAAAATATTGATTTCctcatctttgtatttttaaactagtAAAATCTCAGAAGCTCCACAGGGATTTTCATAAGAttcaaaatgagtttttttttttttttagtgactCATCTTTCTAGTtaattaagcttttaaaaattagtttcaaACTACTCTTCTGAGGCACAAGCTTAAAAGTTATGCTCTCTTCTAAGAGTTATTAGCTGTTTCTCCTGCACGGCTGTaagacagaaatgtgaaaacttaCGTGGATGTCCAAGTACAGCCTGGGCAGCGTCTCCACACATGGGTCCtgcaggaaagaggaaagaccTGTTACAATTCTGTTTTGAGAGCAACTTGTATCAAAAGTAAGCAACCTGCAGTGTCTTTGCAGGAACAGTTTTTATGTAGACTCACCGCAGCCTTGGAGGTCTGCAACTCCTTAAAAGACTCTGTGATTTCTTTGCTCAGAGACAACACCCTGGAGTAGCAAGTTGGAGGGGCTGCACGGGCTagcagggcagcagagagcagagcgATCAGGCTCAGCAGCATCTTCATTGTGGCGAGCTCGTccaaaagaggaggaagagaggcaAAAAATCACCGTTAGTGGTTAGGCAGCTACTGGTAAGCGTCAAAGGGTGAGTTTGACAAGTCAGCCCCCAATTAAATAGTCTCCTGcatcaatgggaaaaaaaaaaaaaaaaaagtctggggGTGGTCCGAGGAGCAGcttactgctgttttaaattTCCTGCCAACCTATGAAGCAAGGCTGCTAGCACTTTCCTGCCCAGGAGCAGGGTAAGGAGGGAACAAggataacaaaaacaaacactactGGCACACTGcattccagaaagaaaataaccaaatgAACATCTTAAGCAAGAGGAATATGTGTAAGAAACAGCATGGAGTTAGCAAAGGACCATAGGCCTCGATCCTGTATGTGTTTTGGCACATAAGCCTCTTTCTTGAAAACATAATGTACAGCTGTGGGACTTCATAGGCTGCTTATGAGAGGTATCCTTCCAGCACTGGTATCTTACACTGACAGTACTAATCAGTACTTAGCAGGTCTGAAAGGTTGTTGCTATAAAGGAAACCTCTCAGATTTTGTATCATTTCCCCTTTTTAACCTATGCAGCCACTCACTATTtctaaatcaaaaaaataatatttcctaTGACTGAGGAAACTTGTATATTTACACATTTGTGGTCTCAAATAGAATTAATACATCTCTGTATGGCTGTCgtaaatgtatatgtataaacaccattttgctttctcagttGGATTTATGaggcttctttcttttattagatTCCAGATGGAGCCAAGACATCCAGATGCTGGGATGCAGGCGTGGGGCTGAACATATGTTGTTATATATTAATTGTCCTGTAAAATGAATGAAGTTCTTCTTTGAATGAAGAACTGTTTATTTCACAAGTTATCCTCCCCCATCTTCCCCAACCCCcaaaaaagtcagcaaaatCCAGCATCTTTCAAATTCATGTTCTAGCTTGGTATAAACCAAAATAGGAAAGTATCTGACAGAGGATGTAATCCCTTGGCATTGAAGTAGTCCTGCAAGGTTCATCCGAAGATAGGGGAAGGGGAAATGACAGAATACCAGTAAGAGAAAGGGGTTTTCCACCAGCCATTTTTGGAGAGAAAATCAGAGTCTTGAAAGCAAGCTTTTCGAAAAGAagaattctgtattttgcagaGGACTCTGACTGAAATCCCTCCAAATACCTGGAGGAAACAGGGAAATAGAGCTGCATTGTACTATCTTGTAAtacatttctttgcttttataaagGATGATTTGTTTAGTAACATCATACTTCTGAAGGGCAATGTGATAAATACCcagtgaggaaagaaatatttcaactgTTGGGAGTCCTGGCAGTGGGGACTTTAGGACTCCCCTTGGTAAATGAGCTGCTGGGTGTTATTTTCAGGAAAGGGAGTTGCTTAAACAAGTGAATTAAGAGGTGAGAGGAAGACATAAAACcttctgtctttgaaaacaaGATGACCCAAAGCAGTTGGATCATAGATCTGAGCACAGCTACCTACTGCATGCCCAAGGAAAGGATGCTTCTTTGCATGAGTGTTGCCCATAAAGAAACAGGCTCTTAATCTCCATCTCATTACTGTAAAGAGTAGCAGAAGCTAGTGGTGAAATATTATCCTTCTATCTCTTTCTCATTTGGCAAGCTGCTAAAATGTAGCCACTCTGCCAGAAGAGCAGTCTTCTGAGCAGCATAAATGCTCTCTCAGTACAAGAAGTCAGCAATCCAACTGCTGCTCAGGGTGTCTTCAGAAtgaagcatttcctttttctttctttctttatttttactgtgagcATTATTCTCTCTCCTGATATTTTACCTGTGCTAAGCCTATGgggaatatttcatttcaaaccaCAGTAAAATACTGTGGATCATGTTCCAACAGAGGTATCTGAGTGCCTGTGACAAGCCTGGCCTCATGGCCACTTTCTCTGGAGTCATATGCCATCAAAACTACTATCCAAGTCCTGCATATTTGCCAGATTCAGGCAGATGAAAGCTGTTTAAAAGCCCCTTTCTTTAGGGTGGGCTAATGTTAAAGTTGCCAACAATGTTTTGGAATTACTTTATAAACTGAGCTATACATTGGTTGCCTAGGGTGAGGGAGGCGAGCATGTAGCATCCTGTGGCCTAACACAATACCCTGTCTCCCAAGTTGGGGTGCAAGCCCCATGCCACAAAACTCTTACCCAGTGGTCACATCCATGGGAGCCTGGCATAAGTGCTGAATGGCACCTATTGCAGTCAGAGCCCTCAGTTCCAAGAAGACATCCAGAGGAGGGAAAGCCCAGCTCTTGCATAGCACTGAGGGCTTATGATTTTTGTCCCAAAGAATGGTCCCGTTCTGAGGTAGCcacaaagggaagggagaggaaaggtcTGTCACCCACCACACATGCAGCGTGCATACCCATGATGATCCTTTTCTTGAGAGCTGAGGTTTACTCAGCCCCATGCACTTGTAGAGTTGCTTCGCTACTAGCAGGCAGGGAAATGACCCATCGAGGCTTCTTCTGCAGAATGAGGAAATACGACTTGCTGAGCTACCAAGATATTGgtccagaaagcaaagcaaaggatgGATCCAGACCCTACCAAAATATttaaccaaccaaccaaaaaaaaacaaacaaaagtttctCTGCTTTGTGAAGGGGCAAAATTGTTGGATTAATTTGCTCTGAAGTTTTTGCTCAGCTACAGCATTCTCATATTCAGAAATATTAggggaagggattttttttttttccttctttcagaaaagagctATAAAAGAAGGACCAGAGTTTAATATCTTCACCTAAATCTTCCCCTCTCTGGACCAGATTTCATGCATAGTTGATTCTGACCCAGATGGATATTTTCCATGTCTCCTAGCTCATCAGCACTTTTGTTGCTGAATATGCAATTCAATTcaaaaaaggcaacatttcttctcagttaTCTTCTATTTGTAGCTTATCAGCCCTGAGCTCTGAATA from Cygnus olor isolate bCygOlo1 chromosome 4, bCygOlo1.pri.v2, whole genome shotgun sequence encodes:
- the CYTL1 gene encoding cytokine-like protein 1, which codes for MKMLLSLIALLSAALLARAAPPTCYSRVLSLSKEITESFKELQTSKAADPCVETLPRLYLDIHNYCVLTKLRDFVAYPRCERVIEVSDLKEKARSLYTIMISYCRRDLVFLTDDCSALENSVETSDEIDS